A genomic segment from Amycolatopsis camponoti encodes:
- a CDS encoding (2,3-dihydroxybenzoyl)adenylate synthase, giving the protein MSWGDKVVAYPEAAVRTYRDGGLWGTRTIADRLHRIALAHPDRDAVVAFDGRVTFRELDERTDLLAAGLAGLGLEPGDPVLFQAGNRLPTVLAWYGVLKAGLVPVCTLAAHRGHEIGEISRRVGAVAHLVETGGFDLVGFAVEQGAGHPTLRHVLVLGDDPRGIAVDGLGRDLDAGAARKTVEEIQARIGPDDVAVFQLSGGTTGVPKVIPRLHAEYWYNALAYAQSWGWTPETRVAHLIPIVHNAGIVCALHGPHSVGAALILGTADLDVSLPLLAREAATHLLLGHGHFRAVGHPAFPAAAAALTQIVLSGTKVPPALFDDLERRGLWSAQLFGMGEGLFLTTRPGAPRTARATTVGTPLSELDEVRVLEPGTEDEVPDGEIGELCCRGPYTLRGYFDAAEHNARAFTTDGFYRTGDLAAVRVLDGVRYVSIEGRIKDVINRGGEKINAEEVELLLLRHPLVTAAAVVAMPDPRLGERTCAFVAGGPLDLPEVQRHFAELGVAKFKWPERVEIVPEIPRTLVGKLDKKRLQAEIAAKLAIEQGEAP; this is encoded by the coding sequence GTGAGCTGGGGTGACAAGGTCGTCGCCTACCCGGAAGCGGCCGTGCGCACCTACCGCGACGGCGGCCTGTGGGGCACCCGCACGATCGCCGACCGGCTGCACCGGATCGCGCTGGCGCACCCGGACCGCGACGCCGTCGTCGCGTTCGACGGCCGGGTCACCTTCCGCGAGCTGGACGAGCGCACCGACCTGCTGGCCGCCGGTCTCGCCGGGCTCGGCCTCGAACCGGGCGACCCCGTGCTCTTCCAGGCGGGCAACCGGCTCCCCACGGTTCTCGCCTGGTACGGCGTGCTCAAGGCGGGTCTGGTGCCCGTCTGCACTCTGGCGGCCCACCGCGGGCACGAGATCGGCGAGATCAGCCGCCGGGTGGGCGCGGTCGCGCACCTCGTCGAGACCGGCGGGTTCGACCTCGTCGGTTTCGCCGTCGAGCAGGGGGCCGGGCACCCGACCCTGCGGCACGTCCTGGTGCTCGGCGACGACCCGCGCGGCATCGCCGTCGACGGTCTCGGCCGGGACCTCGACGCGGGGGCCGCACGCAAGACCGTCGAGGAGATCCAGGCGCGCATCGGCCCGGACGACGTCGCGGTGTTCCAGCTCTCCGGCGGCACCACCGGCGTGCCCAAGGTGATCCCGCGGCTGCACGCCGAGTACTGGTACAACGCCCTGGCCTACGCGCAGTCGTGGGGCTGGACGCCGGAAACCCGCGTCGCCCACCTGATCCCGATCGTGCACAACGCCGGGATCGTCTGCGCGCTGCACGGGCCGCACAGCGTCGGCGCGGCGCTGATCCTCGGCACCGCCGACCTGGACGTGTCGCTCCCGTTGCTGGCGCGCGAAGCCGCGACGCACCTCCTGCTGGGACACGGGCACTTCCGGGCCGTCGGGCACCCGGCGTTCCCCGCCGCGGCGGCCGCGCTGACCCAGATCGTCCTGTCCGGCACCAAGGTCCCGCCCGCGCTGTTCGACGACCTCGAGCGGCGCGGCCTGTGGTCGGCGCAGCTGTTCGGCATGGGGGAGGGCCTGTTCCTCACCACCCGGCCCGGCGCGCCCCGGACCGCGCGGGCCACGACCGTCGGCACCCCACTGTCCGAACTGGACGAAGTCCGCGTCCTCGAACCGGGCACCGAAGACGAGGTCCCGGACGGCGAGATCGGCGAACTGTGCTGCCGCGGCCCGTACACGCTGCGCGGCTACTTCGACGCCGCCGAGCACAACGCGCGCGCGTTCACCACCGACGGCTTCTACCGCACCGGCGACCTCGCCGCGGTGCGCGTGCTCGACGGCGTGCGGTACGTCTCGATCGAAGGCCGCATCAAGGACGTCATCAACCGCGGCGGCGAGAAGATCAACGCCGAAGAGGTCGAGCTGCTCCTGCTGCGCCACCCGCTCGTGACCGCGGCCGCCGTCGTGGCCATGCCCGACCCGCGGCTGGGGGAGCGCACGTGCGCGTTCGTGGCCGGCGGGCCGCTGGACCTGCCCGAGGTCCAGCGGCACTTCGCCGAGCTGGGCGTGGCGAAGTTCAAGTGGCCGGAGCGCGTCGAAATCGTCCCCGAAATCCCCCGCACCCTCGTCGGAAAACTGGACAAGAAGCGGCTGCAGGCGGAGATCGCCGCGAAGCTCGCCATCGAACAAGGAGAAGCCCCGTGA
- a CDS encoding winged helix-turn-helix transcriptional regulator, with amino-acid sequence MWTDPTCPVARTVDLIGDRWSLLIVRDAMDGARSFTDFQQRTGIARNILADRLRKLTANGLLTQVEAPSGKRQQYALTAAGQDLFAVIVTLRQWGERHAFEAGEAHSVLVDEHGAVVPPVIPTGPDGSPLTSGTTSVRK; translated from the coding sequence ATGTGGACGGACCCGACCTGCCCGGTCGCGCGGACGGTGGACCTGATCGGCGATCGGTGGAGCCTGCTGATCGTCCGGGACGCGATGGACGGCGCGCGCTCGTTCACCGACTTCCAGCAGCGCACCGGCATCGCCCGCAACATCCTCGCCGACCGGCTCCGCAAGCTGACCGCGAACGGCTTGCTGACCCAGGTCGAAGCCCCGTCGGGCAAACGCCAGCAGTACGCGCTCACCGCCGCCGGCCAGGACCTCTTCGCCGTGATCGTCACGCTGCGCCAGTGGGGTGAGCGGCACGCTTTCGAGGCGGGCGAAGCGCATTCGGTCCTGGTCGACGAGCACGGCGCCGTCGTCCCGCCCGTCATCCCCACGGGCCCGGACGGGTCACCCCTGACCAGCGGCACGACCTCGGTGCGGAAGTGA
- a CDS encoding maleate cis-trans isomerase family protein, translating into MTPHRIGLVVPSSNVTVETEIPALLARHPSAVFSFHSSRMRMHQVSPEELRAMNAQRERCVDELADAGVDALLYACLVAVMAQGAGEHERTEKAVTEQLAARDAHPAVLSSAGALVEGLRALGARRIALVTPYLRPLAEEVVAYLRAEGFDVVDWAALEVGDNAEVGCIPGARVLAAARGLDLAQADALVISACVQMPSLDLVEPAETEFGLPVLSAATAGAYALLRSLNLAPRLPGAGRLLAGPLPSRG; encoded by the coding sequence GTGACCCCGCACCGGATCGGCCTCGTCGTCCCCAGCTCGAACGTCACCGTCGAGACGGAGATCCCGGCGCTGCTCGCCCGCCACCCTTCCGCGGTGTTTTCCTTCCACAGCAGCCGGATGCGCATGCACCAGGTGTCGCCGGAGGAGCTGCGCGCGATGAACGCGCAACGCGAACGCTGCGTCGACGAGCTGGCCGACGCGGGGGTCGACGCGCTGCTCTACGCGTGTCTCGTCGCGGTGATGGCGCAGGGCGCGGGGGAGCACGAGCGCACGGAGAAGGCCGTCACCGAGCAGCTGGCGGCTCGCGACGCGCACCCGGCCGTCCTGTCCAGCGCGGGGGCGCTCGTCGAGGGACTGCGTGCGCTCGGTGCCCGGCGGATCGCCCTCGTGACGCCGTACCTGCGTCCGCTGGCCGAGGAAGTGGTCGCCTACCTGCGGGCCGAGGGCTTCGACGTCGTGGATTGGGCCGCTTTGGAGGTCGGGGACAACGCGGAGGTCGGGTGCATCCCCGGCGCGCGCGTCCTGGCCGCCGCCCGTGGCCTGGACCTCGCCCAGGCGGACGCCCTGGTGATCTCCGCCTGCGTCCAGATGCCCTCGCTGGACCTGGTCGAGCCCGCCGAGACCGAGTTCGGGCTGCCGGTGCTGTCGGCCGCCACGGCCGGCGCGTACGCGCTCTTGCGGAGCTTGAACCTCGCGCCGCGGCTGCCGGGAGCCGGGCGGCTGCTCGCGGGACCTCTACCATCACGAGGATGA
- a CDS encoding RNA polymerase sigma factor: MHDSPVPLLENAARGAEWAWRDIVDRYSSLVLSVCAQYRIANADAQDISGAVWLRLVVNLPRLREPEALPGWLRTTTRHECLRLLRHRNRQVPTDDPLLGELSEPQFDAGLIGAERRAAARSAFARLPVRDRELLALLFCDPPKSYREISETLGIPVGSIGPSRARCLARVRRMPAIAALLADEPYDCGGHALRSERGAA, encoded by the coding sequence ATGCACGACTCGCCGGTGCCATTGCTGGAAAATGCCGCCCGAGGTGCCGAATGGGCTTGGCGGGATATCGTCGACCGATATTCTTCGCTGGTCTTGTCGGTGTGCGCGCAGTATCGGATCGCCAATGCCGACGCGCAGGACATCAGTGGGGCGGTGTGGCTCCGGCTGGTCGTGAACCTGCCGCGGCTGCGCGAACCGGAGGCGCTGCCCGGCTGGCTGCGCACCACCACCCGGCACGAATGCCTGCGGCTGCTGCGGCACCGGAACCGGCAGGTCCCGACCGACGACCCGCTGCTCGGCGAGCTGTCCGAGCCGCAGTTCGACGCCGGGCTGATCGGGGCCGAACGCCGCGCCGCCGCCCGCAGCGCGTTCGCCCGGCTGCCCGTGCGCGACCGGGAGCTGCTGGCGCTGCTGTTCTGCGACCCGCCCAAGTCCTACCGGGAGATCAGCGAAACGCTCGGCATCCCGGTCGGCTCGATCGGCCCGTCGCGGGCGCGGTGCCTGGCCCGGGTGCGGCGCATGCCGGCGATCGCGGCGCTGCTCGCCGACGAACCGTACGACTGCGGTGGTCATGCTCTCCGGAGCGAGCGGGGGGCCGCTTGA
- a CDS encoding FAD-dependent monooxygenase, with the protein MQPRRVAVLGGGPGGLYAARLLKLAFPSCEVAVHEQGEPDTTFGFGVGLAAGTQRKLAAADPDTLRDLVAAGCRHDMTLRVGGEVARVRNDRLVGVARTELLAILQRHAEKAGVELNFGSRRSVADLDADLVVAADGVGSATREQGPFGARIGTGRGLYLWCGAGFALDDALFEPVRTEHGVFVTHAYPYGTGHSTFLIETDEATWRRAGFDHEVEDTSSDEVSLRYLQDAFAEPLRGHRLIGNRTRWLRFRTVHCARWSAGNTVLLGDAAHTAHFSIGSGTKLAMEDAIGLVEALRIAGDLPSAFAAYETARRPAVERLQELARRSRLWWESFPSRLHLPVERLMVAYMTRAGNVPLERFAATSPDLVATALTQYAGTAPPADGLVDWVLDRAHRPPADLVTIDDVLEDPWDEAGDAVVARARAARERGAAGFRFTGPGDRGALLTRLDLAERVRLEAGGIVLVEGPAALRDDLAAGLVSARTDLIEETA; encoded by the coding sequence ATGCAGCCACGTCGGGTCGCGGTGCTGGGCGGAGGGCCCGGAGGGCTCTACGCCGCGCGACTGCTCAAGCTCGCGTTTCCGTCCTGCGAAGTCGCCGTGCACGAGCAGGGGGAGCCGGACACCACCTTCGGGTTCGGCGTCGGGCTGGCCGCGGGCACCCAGCGCAAGCTGGCCGCCGCCGACCCCGACACCCTGCGCGACCTGGTCGCCGCGGGCTGCCGGCACGACATGACCCTGCGGGTCGGCGGCGAGGTCGCCCGGGTCCGCAACGACCGCCTGGTCGGGGTCGCCCGCACCGAGTTGCTGGCGATCCTGCAGCGCCACGCGGAGAAGGCCGGGGTGGAGCTGAACTTCGGGAGCCGCCGGTCGGTCGCCGACCTCGACGCCGATCTGGTGGTCGCCGCCGACGGCGTCGGCAGCGCGACCCGCGAGCAGGGCCCGTTCGGGGCCCGGATCGGCACCGGGCGGGGCCTGTACCTGTGGTGCGGGGCCGGCTTCGCGCTGGACGACGCCCTGTTCGAGCCGGTGCGGACCGAGCACGGCGTGTTCGTCACGCACGCCTACCCGTACGGCACCGGGCACAGCACGTTCCTCATCGAGACCGACGAAGCCACCTGGCGCCGGGCGGGTTTCGACCACGAGGTCGAGGACACCTCGTCGGACGAAGTGTCCCTGCGGTACCTGCAGGACGCGTTCGCCGAACCTCTGCGCGGGCACCGGCTGATCGGCAACCGCACGCGCTGGCTGCGGTTCCGGACCGTCCACTGTGCACGGTGGTCGGCCGGGAACACCGTCCTGCTGGGCGACGCCGCGCACACCGCGCACTTCTCCATCGGCTCCGGCACGAAGCTCGCCATGGAGGACGCGATCGGCCTGGTCGAGGCCCTCCGGATCGCCGGCGACCTCCCGAGCGCGTTCGCCGCCTACGAAACGGCCCGGCGCCCGGCCGTCGAGCGGCTGCAGGAACTCGCCCGGCGCAGCCGGTTGTGGTGGGAGTCGTTCCCGTCGCGGCTGCACCTGCCGGTCGAGCGGCTGATGGTCGCCTACATGACCCGCGCCGGGAACGTTCCCCTGGAACGCTTCGCGGCCACCAGTCCGGACCTCGTCGCGACCGCGCTCACCCAGTACGCCGGGACGGCCCCGCCCGCGGACGGGCTCGTCGACTGGGTCCTGGATCGAGCGCACCGGCCGCCCGCGGACCTGGTCACCATCGATGACGTGCTGGAGGATCCTTGGGACGAAGCTGGCGACGCGGTGGTGGCTCGCGCTCGTGCGGCGCGGGAGCGCGGGGCCGCCGGGTTCCGGTTCACCGGCCCGGGTGATCGCGGCGCCCTGCTCACCCGGCTGGACCTCGCCGAGCGCGTCCGGCTCGAAGCCGGTGGGATCGTGCTGGTGGAAGGACCCGCGGCGCTGCGGGACGACCTGGCCGCGGGCCTGGTCAGCGCCCGCACCGACCTGATCGAGGAGACCGCGTGA
- a CDS encoding MFS transporter, with the protein MGRGTRLLLAVVCGVAVAGVYAGQPVLGPMGDALGVPRGSAGWFVAVGQLGYLAGLVLLVPLGDRLDRRRLIAGHLGLVAVGSAITATAPVAWPAFGGLAIAGMFAVVVQTTVAYTASLSPPAERGRDLGIVTSGVVAGILGARVVTGTLADLWGWRGSYFALAGLAVLLGVLCLVALPADVRTVAEPYGRIIRSFFGLFAQPLFLSRGLIAFFLFASFGTLWSGLALPLAGEPWHLSETQIGLFGLAGLAGAWGAARSGRWGDAGHAGRVTGIALALLLGSWAALGQLGWSLVVPVAGVVVLDFAVQVVHVGNQHILTAAFAGRPSTTIGAYMVFYSLGSAFGAAATTKLFATAGWPGSSILGAALAFCALVVWFTTRTRVPEEVVVNA; encoded by the coding sequence GTGGGTCGCGGGACGAGACTGCTGCTGGCGGTGGTGTGCGGCGTCGCGGTCGCCGGCGTCTACGCCGGGCAACCGGTCCTGGGTCCGATGGGGGACGCGCTGGGCGTTCCGCGCGGCTCGGCCGGCTGGTTCGTGGCGGTGGGTCAGCTGGGCTACCTGGCCGGGCTGGTCCTGCTGGTGCCCCTGGGCGACCGCCTCGACCGCCGTCGCCTGATCGCCGGGCACCTGGGTCTGGTGGCGGTGGGCTCGGCGATCACCGCGACGGCGCCGGTCGCCTGGCCGGCGTTCGGCGGCCTCGCGATCGCGGGGATGTTCGCGGTGGTGGTACAGACGACGGTCGCGTACACAGCGTCGCTCTCGCCACCGGCCGAGCGAGGACGCGACCTCGGCATCGTGACGTCCGGGGTGGTGGCCGGCATCCTCGGCGCGCGGGTCGTCACGGGGACGTTGGCGGACCTGTGGGGGTGGCGCGGCAGCTACTTCGCCTTGGCCGGTCTCGCGGTGCTCCTCGGCGTGCTGTGCCTCGTCGCGCTGCCGGCGGACGTCCGGACCGTCGCCGAGCCCTACGGCCGGATCATCCGATCGTTCTTCGGGTTGTTCGCCCAGCCGCTGTTCCTCAGCCGTGGGCTGATCGCGTTCTTCCTGTTCGCGTCCTTCGGCACGCTCTGGAGCGGGTTGGCCCTCCCGTTGGCCGGCGAGCCGTGGCACCTGAGCGAAACGCAGATCGGGTTGTTCGGCCTCGCCGGGCTCGCGGGGGCGTGGGGAGCGGCCCGATCCGGCCGCTGGGGCGACGCCGGCCACGCGGGGCGGGTCACGGGCATCGCGCTGGCCCTGCTGCTCGGCTCGTGGGCGGCGCTCGGGCAGCTGGGCTGGTCGCTGGTGGTGCCGGTCGCCGGCGTGGTGGTGCTGGACTTCGCGGTACAGGTCGTGCACGTCGGCAACCAGCACATCCTGACGGCGGCGTTCGCCGGCCGCCCCAGCACCACGATCGGCGCGTACATGGTGTTCTACTCGCTGGGTTCGGCCTTCGGAGCGGCGGCGACCACGAAGCTGTTCGCCACGGCGGGGTGGCCGGGCTCGTCGATCTTGGGCGCGGCGCTGGCTTTCTGCGCCCTGGTCGTCTGGTTCACGACGCGAACCCGCGTTCCCGAAGAGGTGGTGGTCAACGCGTGA
- a CDS encoding VOC family protein, with amino-acid sequence MTELDHRVRGVDHVAFPTFDPAGTVRFYRDVLGFPVVHSICAAGWGPENHPDFIHFFFDIGNDDRIAFFYYFGAEPGVGGAPGAKGDVYARFAEDVPEYFVRSRHLAIHVNDEADLLEYRRRLDASDWPVEMQIQHETIESIYTHDPNGYMFEITRAMRPVTPQEDLDANLTIDALLDVVAEPAPTFGKLLARKAELIVEHAADWEPAR; translated from the coding sequence ATGACCGAGCTGGACCACCGGGTGCGGGGCGTCGACCACGTCGCCTTCCCCACCTTCGACCCCGCCGGCACGGTGCGCTTCTACCGGGACGTGCTGGGGTTCCCGGTCGTGCACTCGATCTGCGCGGCCGGCTGGGGCCCGGAGAACCACCCCGACTTCATCCACTTCTTCTTCGACATCGGCAACGACGACCGGATCGCGTTCTTCTACTACTTCGGTGCCGAGCCCGGCGTCGGCGGCGCGCCCGGCGCCAAGGGCGACGTCTACGCGCGGTTCGCCGAGGACGTCCCGGAGTACTTCGTGCGGTCGCGGCACCTGGCGATCCACGTGAACGACGAAGCGGACCTGCTGGAGTACCGGCGACGGCTCGACGCGAGCGACTGGCCGGTCGAGATGCAGATCCAGCACGAGACCATCGAGTCGATCTACACCCACGACCCGAACGGCTACATGTTCGAGATCACCCGCGCGATGCGGCCGGTGACGCCCCAGGAGGACCTGGACGCGAACCTGACCATCGACGCGCTGCTCGACGTCGTCGCCGAACCGGCGCCGACGTTCGGGAAGCTGTTGGCGCGCAAGGCGGAGCTGATCGTCGAGCACGCGGCGGACTGGGAGCCCGCGCGATGA
- a CDS encoding TetR/AcrR family transcriptional regulator: MSGSTPRGGSREKATTARRELVENELYEHATRLFAERGFAGTSLQDIADALGITRPALYYYVKSKEELLAKLVTEVTNGPLEELTELVARDLDPVAKLRGIVEIIVGRRVRQPERFRLLIRSEAELPAALTEAYDEGRRAVLKTIAGVIEDGVRVGRFRPVDARVAALGVLGMCNWVAWWYHPGGRDTAEVVVEQLADMAVGALQRADQHVLDGEGPAAALKMLRQDLDHLERILDV, translated from the coding sequence ATGAGCGGCAGCACACCGCGGGGCGGGTCCCGCGAAAAGGCGACCACCGCGCGGCGGGAACTGGTGGAGAACGAGCTCTACGAGCACGCCACCCGGCTCTTCGCCGAGCGCGGCTTCGCCGGCACGAGCCTGCAGGACATCGCCGACGCTCTGGGCATCACGCGGCCCGCGCTCTACTACTACGTCAAGAGCAAGGAAGAGCTGCTCGCCAAGCTCGTCACCGAGGTCACCAACGGGCCCCTGGAAGAGCTGACCGAGCTGGTGGCGCGCGACCTCGACCCGGTGGCGAAGCTGCGCGGCATCGTGGAGATCATCGTCGGGCGCCGCGTCCGGCAGCCCGAGCGCTTCCGGCTCCTCATCCGGTCGGAGGCCGAGCTGCCCGCGGCGCTCACCGAGGCCTACGACGAGGGCCGCCGCGCCGTGCTCAAGACGATCGCCGGAGTCATCGAGGACGGCGTGCGCGTGGGCCGGTTCCGGCCGGTCGACGCCCGCGTCGCGGCGCTGGGCGTGCTCGGCATGTGCAACTGGGTGGCGTGGTGGTACCACCCCGGCGGCCGCGACACCGCCGAAGTGGTCGTCGAGCAGCTCGCGGACATGGCCGTCGGGGCGTTGCAGCGCGCCGACCAGCACGTTCTCGACGGCGAAGGGCCGGCGGCGGCGTTGAAGATGCTGCGTCAGGACCTCGACCACCTGGAGCGCATCCTCGACGTCTGA
- a CDS encoding alpha/beta hydrolase encodes MSERLGAGRYVVAGERPASTPHELTTADGATVRGILSTVAGATTVVTLMHPRQDLTHHPLVPLLLRAGVAVWTQHTRSVNNDLNLVHEQALHDVAAGQVFLRRRGFDSRVLLGHSGGGTLFAYYCEQAARPDRVETTPGGRPTRLAEAEMPVPDGVVFLAPHPGQGRLLLACIDPSVADETDPMSVVPELDPYSPANGFAEPPGSSSYTEQFLGRYRAAQRDRVARIDAVARACLAGTAAARKAFKAGGRAEDRRRSLAPRVITVFRTDADPRTVDLSLDPSERPYGSLFGKRPDLIDYGLVGFGRLSTPEAWLSTWSGLSSRADFVRCAPGVTVPTLFVELTGDQAAFPADSRRMIESLGASDLTTATVRGLHFGGAIADGEPTGNELAAAEITEWLGKRFGSLPHRGRAAGQG; translated from the coding sequence GTGAGCGAGCGGCTGGGCGCCGGCCGGTACGTCGTCGCGGGGGAGCGGCCGGCCTCCACCCCGCACGAGCTGACCACCGCCGACGGCGCGACCGTGCGGGGCATACTGTCCACTGTGGCCGGTGCCACCACCGTCGTGACCCTGATGCACCCGCGCCAGGACCTGACGCACCACCCGCTCGTCCCGCTGCTGCTGCGGGCCGGGGTCGCGGTGTGGACGCAGCACACGCGCTCGGTCAACAACGACCTGAACCTGGTCCACGAACAGGCGTTGCACGACGTCGCCGCCGGGCAGGTCTTCCTGCGGCGGCGGGGTTTCGACTCCCGGGTGCTGCTGGGTCACTCGGGCGGTGGCACGCTCTTCGCGTACTACTGCGAGCAGGCCGCCCGCCCGGACCGCGTCGAAACCACGCCCGGCGGACGGCCGACCCGGCTGGCCGAGGCGGAGATGCCGGTGCCGGACGGTGTCGTCTTCCTGGCGCCGCACCCCGGTCAAGGCCGGCTCCTGCTGGCCTGCATCGACCCGTCGGTGGCCGACGAGACGGACCCGATGTCGGTGGTCCCGGAACTCGACCCCTACTCCCCGGCCAACGGCTTCGCCGAGCCGCCCGGAAGTTCCTCCTACACCGAGCAATTCCTCGGCCGCTACCGCGCGGCGCAGCGCGACCGCGTCGCCCGCATCGACGCGGTCGCCCGCGCTTGCCTGGCCGGTACCGCGGCCGCGCGGAAGGCGTTCAAGGCGGGCGGCCGGGCCGAAGATCGCCGCCGTTCGCTGGCTCCCCGCGTCATCACGGTGTTCCGCACCGACGCCGACCCGCGCACGGTCGACCTCTCGCTGGATCCGAGCGAGCGCCCGTACGGCTCGTTGTTCGGCAAGCGTCCCGACCTCATCGACTACGGCCTGGTCGGCTTCGGCCGCCTCTCCACGCCCGAAGCGTGGCTGTCGACGTGGTCCGGTCTGAGCTCCCGCGCCGACTTCGTCCGCTGCGCCCCGGGCGTCACGGTTCCGACGCTGTTCGTCGAGCTGACCGGCGACCAGGCGGCCTTCCCGGCGGACTCCCGGCGCATGATCGAATCCCTCGGCGCTTCCGACCTGACGACGGCGACGGTCCGCGGCCTCCACTTCGGCGGCGCCATCGCGGACGGCGAGCCGACGGGCAACGAGCTGGCCGCCGCCGAGATCACCGAGTGGCTCGGCAAGCGCTTCGGCTCACTTCCGCACCGAGGTCGTGCCGCTGGTCAGGGGTGA